In a single window of the Silurus meridionalis isolate SWU-2019-XX chromosome 8, ASM1480568v1, whole genome shotgun sequence genome:
- the LOC124390065 gene encoding polyadenylate-binding protein 1-like codes for MNNSLSALYVGDLHPEVTESMLVEGFSSAGHVHSVRVCRKWNNGVSLNYAFVNFYKQADAERALATLNCKLLMGWPMRVMWSQRDFTLRKSGVGNLFIRNLDMTTIDSMALFDLFSVSGNVLSCKVVAYKTGTKGYGYVQFESPGAANVAKERLDSKLFNDHKVSIEHFKSRKERKAEGNRHT; via the exons ATGAATAACAGTCTTTCAGCACTGTATGTAGGTGATCTGCATCCAGAAGTGACAGAGTCCATGCTGGTGGAGGGGTTCAGCTCTGCAGGCCACGTTCACTCTGTCCGGGTCTGCAGGAAATGGAATAACGGCGTCTCACTTAACTATGCATTCGTCAACTTTTACAAACAAGCCGATG CTGAGCGAGCATTGGCAACTCTTAATTGTAAGCTCCTTATGGGGTGGCCCATGAGAGTCATGTGGTCTCAGAGAGATTTCACCTTGAGGAAGAGCGGCGTCGGGAACTTGTTCATCAGAAACTTGGACATGACGACGATTGACAGCATGGCCCTTTTTGACCTCTTTTCGGTTTCTGGGAATGTCCTGTCATGCAAG GTTGTCGCTTACAAGACAGGAACAAAAGGGTACGGCTACGTCCAGTTTGAGTCTCCAGGGGCGGCGAATGTGGCGAAGGAGAGACTTGACAGCAAACTCTTCAACGACCACAAAGT CTCCATCGAACACTTTAAGTCCCGTAAGGAGCGCAAGGCTGAAGGGAACCGCCACACTTAG